In the genome of Oryzias melastigma strain HK-1 linkage group LG19, ASM292280v2, whole genome shotgun sequence, the window tattcatgttttcagCTTATTTGCCCAACTCATAAAATTCACACCTTGATTATGATAAAAAGCACAATAATCCACATCTGATAAGCCGGCCGGCTGGTAATCTGCTGTTATAATATCCTCTGCAGCTGCATTGTTTGAACACTAATTCCCATTTACACTCTCCATCCTCATCGTTCCAGCTCCCGACTCCTTCTCCTTCAAGAAGTTCTCCCAGCTGTGCGGCCTGTCCTCCAAGACGCCCCAGGAGATCAGAGATGTCTTCCAGATCCTCGACGAAGACAACAGCGGCTACATAGAAGAGTCCGAGCTCAAGTGCGTGAAGAAATgtccttttgttactttaaaatgtgaatCTGTATTTCTAGGTTACGTCCCTTAATCCATCCCGGTATTTGTGTTACATAAATCTTTTTGTGTGATGAGAGCTGCGGGTTAACTTTAAGGCAttgctgtgttgttttttttattttggtgtgtCCAGGTTCTTCCTGCAGAGGTTTTTCCCCGGGGCGCGGACCCTGACCGAAGCAGAAACCAAGAGTTTCATCTCAGCAGCTGATGATAACAGTGATGGCAGAATTGGAGTAGACGGTGAGTGTCTGGTTTCTGAAAAACCCTGACCGAAGCAAAAATCTgcccaaagtaaaaaaaacaaaaacatcctgaAGAAAATTTGAGCTGATGCTATTTAAAGCTTTGTCATTTTGCTttctgaaacacagaaaaccACAAAGAGGAGCGGCAATGACAGATCAGAGCACTTTTAGAAGTCACTTTCTCCATATTTACACCTTTTTTAAATCCATGCTAATCCAATCATGGCATCAAAATggagaaaatgtacttttaacaagttttaaatcaa includes:
- the pvalb9 gene encoding parvalbumin 9, whose amino-acid sequence is MSLTSILSAEAIENAVKDCQAPDSFSFKKFSQLCGLSSKTPQEIRDVFQILDEDNSGYIEESELKFFLQRFFPGARTLTEAETKSFISAADDNSDGRIGVDEFQAMVLS